In the Argiope bruennichi chromosome 8, qqArgBrue1.1, whole genome shotgun sequence genome, cagtcgttttaaaaatggatcattttcattacgtttctttagcaaatcgcagctgttaatgcgttgcgctTCTTTCAGTAattgaggaacccatgtatcgagtttttgaacatagccaagttgttttaagtgattttcaatgcatgtatgtgatacatgaagcttctctgcaatctcacgtgttgtactgtgatgacccgaatcgattattgctttgattaggccgtcatcaacttcaactggacgattagagcgtttttcatctttgaatgaaaaatcaccagaacgaaatttggcaaaccaattttgacactgccgttcttttaaggcttcgtcaccataaacagcacataacatTTTATGAGCGTGCGATGCgcttttccctttgcggaaataaaaaagcaaaatatgacgaaaatgttccttttgatttcccatttttcaacgaacgccaaacgaaaactacgcaaccgatcaaaaaactttttttactgattgacagctgaattgccaactatcaaataacaaaatgtgttttacatttgtactacgtatgcaaacctaaaaattcaactgaagccatctatgagtgaaaaccgcaattacttagttgccaacccaatacatGCACACATGAAAATTGGATaatatctggattttttttcttctccttttcaTGCTAGCTAGCATAAAAATTTCACTACAAACactgaaaattaaagtaattagatTTAGAGAATTCGAATATTGAAGTTTAGGGGATTCCCTACGTAAAGAAGttttttacacttaaaataagaatgaatttattttatagcttAAATAGTGgacaaattatacattaatattaaaatgaaaagaatattacgATCAATCCCATTTTGATAAATGCAATAGCTTTTACACTTAATCACatttaatccttaaaataaatccttaatacCTTCTATCATGCAATGAATTTCTGAATAGTATAAAACCAGAATATATTATAGCTAATAGATATTagctataatatataataatatacgcTAATAGATATTATAGACAAAATGCTATTATGAAGAATATGATTGTAGGAAGAAAACTGTTCATGcaatacagaaaatttttgaaaaatatagagcTATTCAAAAAATTAGCTCCAAATCTTTACAAATAGGAACTTGAGagtgattttaatttcaacaactcAACAtagattttataagaatatataatattctgCACTCCGAGTAGCAATTAGGCACATAATGATCTCCgagatttaatattttgtcatttaaaattactcataaaattgatctctgaaatttcatacatattctattgaaaaaaatgagacaaataagacaaatcaacatttcaaaaagaaatttcatatttgagaaaattttttggaatttctatCATATGATAgacataaaatattagttaacattatgaaaatggataaaaattctatatcttATTTAAGTGAGCTGaactttaattagatttataaagaatctcaCAATTatgatttgttgcattttttaaacattatatatatatatagttaaatataagTATTagcatacataaaaatatgaacatatatttccaaaaaaggATACGGATTCCGGCACATTCTTTTAAGGTCAACTTTTTCTTTACAGTAAGGACAGGTTTGCTTTTTTCCAACAATACACCAGCCTCGTATACAAAATTCATGAAATCTTAGGTGGattaagaaaaacattataaaaaaatacataaattcataaaattaactgaaatatgtatattaaagacattattaaaagtcataagaaaataaattggcCATTAAAggtattgaaaaaatttatacactaaatataataaactgaataaaccaataatacatttgtaaaattaataataagataagTTCATGGTTACTGTACactatacatttattttgaagatttataatttatgttaagatgatattaaaacaaatattataataaaattcagcaAGGCCGAAGGCAAAACATACACAcagtttaaatttctattaaaatggtataagaattataaatcaaatatccAGGCAAATATaagataatctaaaataaaactttgctatactctctcacacacacaaaagatattaatacaaataatggctttttgaaagaaaatagtcATAAATCATGATTACATCTCCGTAATAgtaatacaaataaagaaaataaatacttttttatatttatatcatgaaGCTTATCCAGAGGGaagcaaatatgcattttgttcataaatgataataaaaattgatataatcatTATGgaaaaacattgcattttatctacaaaaaatttaatacacatctgTTGCAAAGACAGATTTCTAACTAGGCAGCTGCTTAGGGTCACTAGGCTGAGAGGGGCTGCAAGCAAGtcaattaaaatgttacttttttgttgccaaataaataagtttattataaatagaaattttaagatcgATTATTTTTCAggatattaatactttattaccTATATTCTTATGTGTTTCATAAGTtcacttatttaatttatgatatttataaaactgaacatCAGATTCAATAATACTGAGTGCAAACTTGGatgttaatagataaataaaatagataggGTCTAAACAGataattgaaaagtaaatacatatccatattgttaataaaatgagaaatattatctaaaataaatcattaataagttaaaagtatgctgaaatatgaaactaaattgacctttctgttaaaaaaaaggtCTCACAATGTTCACTTGAATAGGACTGTAAAATATCTATATCTGTCATTGGTTTGTTGTTATTCTACAGGTCGAACTATTTGAATATCATACACAATagtttataaaagtatatttttgaacgtggtaatgtgtatttttaaaagatttcaattaactaaaaatgttAAGGTagctatttattttatagattttaattaagaattaagcaGAATTTGGGCatttatgaaattctgaaattgtGTACATTGTATgtacataatttttacaaaattatataattaaacaaattgtaaaattgtactaaaatataaaaattaattaattttttttccagtttccaTTGTtgcaacaaaattcaaaatattttcattgctttaacaaatatttaatcacttattttcatccataatttaatttttagtgatttttacttatgttgtaaaaaaaaaacaacaacctgtTTATTGCAAGTATAATTTCTAtgaggaataagaaaatgaaattacagtacCACTatgcattttggaaataaattatctgtgtaattacatttttaatacacaATAATATCATGAAACTTGGCTCCATTCATAAAGGTTTACATTCACAATAAACTAAACAGGTAAATGgttgtaaaataaaatggcattaaaTTCCATACAACTTAAAAATAACTCACTAAAGAAATTATGGGCATAAAATTttccataagaaaattaaatgaaattaaatataaccactATTCTCAGCAAACAAGTTGGTAATCAAAAGATGCttgtgaaaaatacaattagaattaaatttcatttcttttaatttaacagtatatgaaaatataaaaaaaaattaattcaaaaataatattaaatattacaaataatttgagaataaaaaaaactggcaaaacaaaaaaagtgcccaattttaatgaaaatgggTAATTTCTAGTTCAAGCCATTCAGTAAAAGAAAAGCTGGATCTAAATGTTTAACACTATTAAAAGACATTTTCGTCAACAAATGTAAAGTGAACTTTTCTTAAAGAGGATTGTCAACAGAAAACAATATTTGCATGACATTTCTtttaggtaaaaaattttaattcctgagaaaattatgaagtttaaaaatctttaactAGATAGTTCATGAGAATAGCttagaaaatataaactaaattttgcgAACATGAATTCCATTTACAGTTTgggtaataattataaaaactgattatataaatttgaattaaagttagactataaattaaattagtattttataattttttttgcaattgttatttaaaaatttaaacattaacaaTCCATTTTTTCATGtatagataatttaattcttctgcAACTGATTACaagttagaataaaaaaaataacacaagttaaatattctgtttctaataataataataatattatatatatatatatatatatatatatatatatatatatatatatatatatatatatatatatatatatatatatatattattttgaccTTGTTCTAAAAtgcaaagataaatttaaaaatataattctactcagaaaattaagaaattaaaattgctaCAGTTCTTacattttgctaatattttattgagatatacctatataaaagacaaaattgCTTCCATTTCAACACATTGTCATAATTTAATGCCCTATAATTACTCTAAATCATACATGATAATAGTTTTAACtgcatcaaaataaattcaaattaaaaacacagcttacattaattttcttgttattaaatAATGACTGATAATAATTAAAGCTTATTGGAAATTTACAGCTTTAGCTTAAATATTCTACATATAAGTTCCTTTCAGAGCttcatgaaataataatcatcactttaaaaattgttatacagtctgaaatgaaaggaaatatgcTGAAAGAACACAGTAAGTGAATATTAAAGCTAATTAAAGAGGGATAAATTAACAATTCTTTCCTattcatatttgataaaaaatttcaacttaattatataaatgtaaatgtgAAAGGATACGTATGACCAcaagataaattaaaagttttttctacAATGGCATTTGAATTATCTTGGACTAGAATAGGATTACCACAGACACAGCAAATATTGGATTCTAACTGTCTAACAGGAATTCCAGATTCTGtgtaatactaaaaaaaaaaaaaaaaaaaaaaatcatgatccACACAAATACAATATAAGATACAGTAaaaaagtaatcataaaaaataaacctttcttaagaaatattatatccCAAGTTCATATTGTACGCTTATGTCGAAAGAAGAAACATGCCAGTTGTAAGAATCATTTAAGTAAAGAAACATGTTACATGTATTGTGATTAATCTCATTAGTTGACATACCATAACTACTTACTTCtatgtttatttagaaattatatttacaatctCACTTTCGGACCAGAAATAATAATATCCTGGAAGTGAAGAATGCAAGTTCAAAAGTATTGTCGAACCACTGAATACTAATAGGAATACGGAATATTGTTACTGTTATACATTTCCAGGAACTGTGAAAAAGAGGTAAGATGACAGTTTCAGTTTGAGATTAAAATAACCGGAGATTACACTCTAATTTAAGTTCCAGTATATAAGAGGTTGGGTGTATTTCTGGAGGATTTTCAAGAGAGGGCTAGCCCATGTTTGTGTTTCACTGGTAGGAAGACCTTAAAAAGCCAGCCTGGTTGCAGTGAGAAATAAATTGCTAAAGCACATATTAGCAcactagttttttttctttagtaatacTGATTAAGAATATAAGCAGAGGGCAGAACTTGCAGCCTTTTGACTGTAGTTTTCTGGCCTTGCAATATTTCAATCCATTAGAAAACTGGCACAACTACAAAAAGGAACATTCAGAATAATATCCTTAAGAATTTCTTACTAACTCGCATTAAAATCTTAAgcaattaatgctttaaatattatacttttaaaagaaaatctcttTCCTTTTAACAGAAAGCTTTCATAACTAGTTTTTCAACCAcagaaattccaaatttttgcTATAGgctatgaaaattattaaatttccccatattattaaaaaaaaatactatacagggataatatattactaaatatttataatatttaattacaattaaaggAAGAACTTTAATTTCTTATGAGATATAAATGATGAGAGTAATCACTAAATAAAAGAATGTCAATGTTATAAGATATTGAAGCTAAATCTGAGCCTCAACATAAAATTAAGgggtttttttataaatcaaatgatacattttatttaattaaaccatATATGAAGAAATTATCATGCTCCATAAATGAAAGGGAAATGTTTCGAGATTATTCAAAagcctattttatttatttattttgaaattttatttagcattacACAATTgctaaaatataacattaattatataaagtgtATAAATGCATGCCCTTTAGGattaatgcatataattattacaatgaaaCATTATATCACTATATAAAAACAATACTAAATAAAGATATTGCAACTCAAGACTCATTTTATAGGATCATTAATAGGCCATTTATATTAGgttattaataaatagttaaagtAATAAGCATGGAGTGTgaataatacataaaacaaaagTGTTAATAACTTTCTTTagatttgaatttgttatatCTAAGGGTATAATGTGaataaagtttctattttaaacaCACTTCTAAACAGAAAGAAATCAAACTTGGtataatataagtataaaaatttactacataatattagtattcattaaaaaaattggcaaattaaaatacatatttaaatttatattatacataaaattgcaagaatatatatatttttaaaataccaaaatgtataatttttcattcaaagcaATTGCATCGATTATATATAGTTACAACTTCTTAATAAActacaaaggaagaaaaaaaaattgctgggAGACAACAGCAGCTTTTTATCCACTTAGCCAcatgaataataatgaatgtcTATCATCTGTGATTAATAACAGTAATGCTTTTCCTTCTTCCCCCTTTTTGCAGATGAAAAATATATCCAGATGAGATCTGTTTTAATCAGAATGAATTTGTGTTCCTTTACATATTAGTCTTCCAAATGCTTTTACATTTGAGTCTAGTAAATGATTGATAAGAAAACTTAAATACAAAAAGATGCATAAAGTTTTGTCTGTACATGTAATAATTGTTATTGCAACTATTCTTTGCCACATAGTGTGcagtttatttgataaaatatattttagatacatATCTACAATTTATTAACTGTTACATggaaagaaagtattaaaaaagattGCAACATATCCAGTGAAATGAAGACATATGAAATAATTCCAGGAGGTTTAGATAATCACATGCAGAACATATATCTGGTTATAAAATGTACATCAATAACTGCATGCATGTTTCACAGAAAATGACACAAAGAACACATAGGCCAAATATtacacacacaaataaaattgcaaaattctttcTGTACTGTAATAGAATGCTTTCTTCCTATCTTTGTTTACAGTAAAATTGTATGTCTTTGTTTTGTATTATCCTTATATCAAATGGGATTAAAAAATTTGTGCAATGAAATAAACAAGTAAATTACAATAGAATAGAAACAGTTCCAAAATCAGAAATGCATACCCCAATTTTTGCTGCCATTTTGTCTGTAATGATCTCTGCAACATCTCTCCCTAAGACACCGTAGTAAAGTCCATAAAAAAGACACATTATGCCACAATCCATCCAGGGCTGTGGCAAACTTTGGAACAAAAGGTTAACTCCAAGAAgtgttaaaaaaacaaatagataaCCTATAACACCAAGGGCATAACTTATCATATAGATAAGATAAAACCACTTGTAAACTAAcctaaaagtgaaaaaagaaacaaaatatatttgcaaaacattttagTTAAAAACATTATACAACTCCTACTAATAATCAATAAACTTCCCAACAATTATATCATAACTTTTATTCTGTCCCCcacaactttttctttttatatacaagTACTGTAACAAAAACCGGATGTCTAAAATTGTCCAATCCGAAATTTACATGTCAATATGACCATCATTTCAGGAACGCAAGATTATTACTTTTGAACAGTTTTGCATTACAAAGGGATGATGGGCTGTAACTAATATGAATGCACTTTCAGAGctttttttgttagaatttgaACTTCAACCTTAAGATCTGATTCTTCCGGTTCTTTTCTTACTGTCAATCATTTAGAtcagtataatttatattttgaaatgtgtattTATCATTCATATGGTTAGTTGTTTTATGAAATACCTATGATGGCCATAacttatctgaaaataaaattcactagTAGCTCTTTCATAAGACACTTTTCCCATGTGAGATTTCAGAGATTGACAATTACAAGAAGATGAcatgcttatattttatttttatgcacatcTCTACTGGTAAGAAACTGTTAATTTAAAAGTtagtaaattttggaaatatgcaTTTCATACCAATAAAGCATGACAAAAGGAAGTTTTCTgcaaattttgattcataattcCATTGATATTATACTTTTCATAGTAAtaataagacaaaattttaacTTGACATTTGATATAATTTACTTCAATATACTTGACATAATtctgattttcaaatttcttttctgtcaaataagtttttaaaacaatatttaatagaaatatttttactcatgctcaaagtaaaaaaaaaacatcttgtttCATGATGTCTTCTTTGGTTTAAGGAAAATGTTAAGTTTTAATTAACTTTCCAGGAAACACAAGCCCAGatacactaaaaaaattattatatatctttttttatatcacaGGGTACTATGAAAATATGACTGCTATTCTTACAACTGTTTTTTTGGACTGCTGTTAACTATCGGACAGCACTTGGAATTTAGGGTATTAGAACTTTGCTATTTGTATTTTAGAGCTGCATGTGATTGAGGCAAATTTcttctgtattttcttttctttattgttcttttaaattaattggttTAAAAAGTGTAACTGCAGTCAACAGCTACATTAttcatttgacaaaaataataaagaaaagctaCTAAGAAGGAAATATCTATCAAAACAAACACTCAAATTAAAGAATACATTGAGCAAACAGAATCAACCTCTTTACAAAGCAAGCTAAAATTTAAAGtgctgaaaagaaaagaagaactaaattttgaaaagtgaacTATGTGTCATTACATGAAAAAGATGCTAACTTGTTAAAATAACAAACACACAGAACTGCAAAGTTTAGAAACGAGATTTGCCAGAAATTTATATGTTTGGAGCATTCTAAGCATATTTACAAGGACTGCAACAATGTAGTGAAGGAATATGAACTGACttcttgcatttaaattttctttcatcttcacatttcttctacattttagaattacaaatgtaaatatttcaattgaaatattgacAATTATATTTTCACACCATTCAGCTAATTCTTAGataattttatactgtttttgTTAATTAGGATTATATTGTTTCAATtcctctttaaataaatattgcttaaaacAATTGTAATTATAAACCTTTACCGAATTACAacccaattttaataattaaccttaataatttgtattttatagcaGTGCATCTAGAAAATATGCACAACTTTTCAAGTTGGCATAGAGTATGTGCCAGCaagaaggtttaaaaaaaatactaaaggtAATTCCTTCTATTtcaattatacattatatatatatatatatatatatatatatatatatatatatatatatcacaaacCTTTAAATACACATTAATACCAAAAAACAGTATggaaaaacaatagaaaaattctatattttgagaatggcatttttaatttctttgttgttgggggaaaaaaaaccaaAAAGCAAAAATAGACCTACAAACACCTTCTTAAtaacttatttcttattttgatattatgCATGGATCAACAATAATTGCTAAAAACTTCTGCAAATATACAGTgactgaatttttcaaatttaagaaatataattattcctaTCAAATACTTCAGTAATACAAAATTAGCccataaatatgtaaaattcaacTAAATAGCAATCCAAACTTTGAAAAACTACCTTTCTAACAAAGTAAGAACATTAATTTGTATAGTCAGATTTATTCAAAgatctataaaaataaagtttaaatcaaATCCTGGTGATTCAACttttagtaaaaagaaaagagTGAAAAgaagaacaatcatttaaaattaaaaacatttacagcAGCTCTTGTAATATTAACTATAACTGACAATGATGACACCAGAGACAGCGCCCTTTGATGTCTTGTGATGCTATGACTTAGTTCAGGTCAGGCGATAGCATGTGCTGCATGCTCTGATTCatgctcttatatatatatatactatatatcttcaatttattatgcaaattgtCTGTGTGTAACgtaatctgtaaataaataacttatactAAATCGGGCCTTCTACCAAGCTCTTAAAAGACCCCACAAACTGCTACCCACATACAGAACAAACAAGGGTCtgttgctattagcgataggcgaggatcaaactcgcaacctttgggttggTAGCTgcataacatgaccacaagacaaaagaaatttctcatgtctcgtagctgttatctggcttataaagcgtcaccacaggtctatttatattttttaaaaaaactctttagaaatttttctttgtaatgatTTAgaggtaatgaaataaaatttaaaataatcacacaAACTGTTTAAATGTAtggtagaaaaaaattactttccccTTCTGAAAGCTATCAGCcagttataaaaaatgcaatacttaaaatagtaaattttgtacaatatatgaattttgtatACTATGCATTTTATGTCCTATTAACACATGATTCTTTccatacacataaaaattaagcTCTTGTATTATCAGAGAAATTTAATAGATTTGCCACTTTAtacaaataattctaataataaagttgTAGCTATTTAAAGTTTGTgtactttatttatattgtttaccattaaccccttgcctgctgcggg is a window encoding:
- the LOC129981533 gene encoding E3 ubiquitin ligase RNF121-like isoform X2, with the protein product MTTAVNLDSMSPEEKARYLHQQMHEKHKGHESMHAWMILILLVTIIVSQILLVEWKKRYPVSYQRVSLFAMWIIPLIISINHSWTRFIIFWIIFTILTALVVSQALKTPMSGRTPRLVYKWFYLIYMISYALGVIGYLFVFLTLLGVNLLFQSLPQPWMDCGIMCLFYGLYYGVLGRDVAEIITDKMAAKIGYYTESGIPVRQLESNICCVCGNPILVQDNSNAIVEKTFNLSCGHTFHEFCIRGWCIVGKKQTCPYCKEKVDLKRMCRNPWEKPHVFYGSFLDFVRYLVAWQPVIFSGVQFFNYILGLE